In Mytilus galloprovincialis chromosome 1, xbMytGall1.hap1.1, whole genome shotgun sequence, the following are encoded in one genomic region:
- the LOC143061920 gene encoding uncharacterized protein LOC143061920 — MSGVVLPHIPGAAPSYTRSLPAGFDSRSRPLSSSSNASGYTVVPHVYYGSHDICSFRGPTRSSGRSYSKLPSLRHKGGPNSLNSEISSQYSAKYRSSSDLSQTKVASSPFLPKSESEECLKCLLKVPHKRCESHKYIRVGGGYRHGYWYVKTLLEELELQRQRELIRQQRLQAITEKEVKAIKTYIRTKSGRLIEKIIFLSEEDYAAFKAGKNVADILSKYLSKDEAAGLESWDKDEVKAIKTYVRTKSGRLIEKVVYVSKSDYDAITSGAADAKDLLKKYAGEGEVIEGWDEAKMKTIKTYVRTKSGRLIEKTIMISQEDYDAMIRDGKNPNDILKKYLSLDDGEQFESWTSAEPMKAIKTMVRTKSGRLIEKTVYVSAEDYDKLIAGGGDMNEILGKYMNDDDGKIEGWEKAPSNPMKVVKTFIRTKSGRLIEKQILLTEEEYRRFQESGGDPDFLKQFIKLEAGEVIDSWEKASTVYSAGSDVRNAKEGQRIVGKDGQIYEVVVDPITGKKYKKRVGGKESDIDSGFASMQKGKKGKEETAEERKKRKQGGRDAGSDSDYSYRSVVSAGGTRHVRRRRKHADGTYSDSESYHSDKDPEGAARRRRRRREREHQNSAHSYYSVTSEGGTRTVRRKKKNADGTYGDSESYHSEDSHKEGGGLAERKKKQKEKTEREEAEKRRKARKERHGSGSDHSYFSETSQGGTRTVKRKKKIKDEHGNVIGYGDAESYHSGKGETKTNLFEYRDILCCVIMISLCW, encoded by the exons ATGAGTGGAGTAGTTTTACCACACATTCCTGGCGCTGCTCCGTCATACACCAGATCCCTACCCGCGGGATTTGACTCAAGATCTCGACCCTTGAGTTCGAGTAGTAATGCTAGTGGTTATACTGTAGTTCCTCACGTATATTATGGATCGCACG atatatGCAGTTTCCGTGGACCCACACGATCTAGTGGACGTTCATACTCAAAATTACCCTCACTCAGACATAAG ggAGGTCCAAACAGTCTTAACTCGGAAATAAGTTCACAATATTCTGCCAAGTATAGAAGTTCATCAGATCTCAGCCAAACAAAAGTTGCCAGCTCGCCTTTCTTGCCCAAG TCTGAATCTGAGGAATGTCTCAAATGCTTATTAAAGGTTCCTCACAAGAGGTGTGAATCG CACAAGTATATCAGAGTAGGAGGTGGTTATCGCCATGGTTACTGGTATGTTAAAACCCTGTTGGAGGAACTTGAACTTCAG AGACAACGAGAATTGATTCGTCAACAGAGATTGCAAGCAATAACAGAAAAAG AAGTGAAagctataaaaacatatataagaaCTAAGAGTGGTCGTCTTATAGAAAAAATCATATTCTTATCAGAAGAGGACTATGCAGCTTTCAAAGCAGGCAAAAATGTCGCcgacattttatcaaaatatttatcgaaAGACGAAGCCGCCGGTTTGGAATCATGGGACAAGGATGAAGTCAAAGCTATTAAAACATACGTCAGAACCAAGAGTGGCAGGCTGATCGAAAAAGTGGTATATGTTTCTAAATCTGACTATGACGCAATCACCAGCGGCGCAGCAGACGCCAAAGATCTATTGAAGAAATATGCTGGCGAAGGTGAAGTAATAGAAGGATGGGATGAAGCCAAGATGAAAACGATTAAAACATATGTCCGTACCAAAAGTGGACGTCTAATTGagaaaacaataatgatatcacAGGAAGATTACGACGCAATGATTAGAGACGGAAAGAATCCGAACGACATTCTTAAAAAATACCTGTCACTTGATGATGGTGAACAATTTGAATCATGGACTAGTGCTGAACCAATGAAAGCCATCAAAACAATGGTTCGAACAAAAAGTGGGCGTTTAATTGAAAAGACAGTGTATGTCTCTGCAGAGGACTATGATAAACTAATAGCAGGTGGCGGAGACATGAACGAAATTCTTGGGAAATATATGAACGATGACGATGGTAAGATTGAAGGATGGGAAAAGGCTCCATCTAATCCCATGAAAGTAGTTAAAACATTCATTAGAACCAAAAGTGGTAGactaattgaaaaacaaattcttTTAACTGAAGAGGAATATAGAAGATTTCAGGAATCTGGAGGTGATCCGGATTTCCTCAAACAATTTATAAAGTTAGAAGCGGGTGAAGTGATTGATAGCTGGGAGAAAGCTTCAACAGTCTACTCTGCCGGGTCAGATGTTAGAAATG CTAAGGAAGGACAACGCATTGTTGGAAAAGATGGTCAGATCTATGAGGTCGTGGTAGATCCAATTACgggaaagaaatacaaaaa GAGAGTTGGAGGAAAAGAATCTGATATAGATAGTGGGTTTGCGTCGATGCAAAAAGGAAAGAAAGGAAAAGAGGAAACAGCAGAGGAAAGAAAGAAGCGAAAACAAGGTGGTCGAGATGCTGGAAGTGACAGTGACTACAGTTATAGAAGTGTTGTAAGTGCTGGGGGTACTCGACATGTCCGACGCCGACGTAAACATGCCGATGGCACGTACAGCGATAGCGAATCGTACCATAGTGACAAAGACCCAGAGGGAGCAGCCAGACGCAGGCGTAGAAGACGTGAAAGAGAACATCAAAACAGTGCCCATAGTTATTACAGTGTGACAAGTGAAGGTGGCACGAGAACTGTTCGAAGAAAGAAGAAAAATGCTGACGGAACATACGGGGACTCGGAATCTTACCACAGCGAGGACAGTCACAAAGAAGGAGGTGGTCTTGCAgaacggaaaaagaaacaaaaagaaaagacgGAGAGGGAAGAGGCGGAAAAACGAAGAAAAGCTAGAAAGGAGAGGCATGGTAGTGGAAGTGATCATAGTTATTTCAGTGAAACTAGCCAAGGTGGCACACGCACTGTGAAGAGAAAGAAGAAAATCAAAGACGAGCATGGCAATGTGATTGGTTATGGTGATGCTGAATCATATCATTCTGGTAAGggagaaacaaaaacaaaccttTTTGAATACCGCGATATTTTGTGTTGCGTCATTATGATATCTTTATGCTGGTAA
- the LOC143066654 gene encoding uncharacterized protein LOC143066654: MTEEEKKAYFKGKAERAAAREARRREKYGDKYDEMMSKHAEFKEQKAEEKKKEQIKKEKEAKKKAKEEFKKNKLQELRDRGLISPSSDWTIDSDTGEPLRKAQKAEVKEKKKQKKLQELRDQGLISPSSDWTLDSDGEPARRSELVKQGKRPPGEDGKGGKGGKGKKNKDGNEADDESDEEYIDPVTGEVKRRPKQKDGKEEPKYKYEYDDQGRVIRKTRINAKPGDEGSEYEYDYDEDGNVKVKKTKGKKGGAGDDSDDEQFEVGADGKIRLKPGKKKIDLDKLTDDDLRRLGIDPTLSKAEIARRLKEKFGDDIDITEGKKKIGTKNMDDYGSDANTDDMANDSDLDVSTLIGNKRVNVKLKRGGQAIIDHMKKIITQSSLREEIAKNLDERGDIDFVTHYRLVDPNKVESYAKAFVVEDDDMDTVLSFKETNVALDGVPSVQQMTNKQLDYVLSVLNLNDASRVTFRMFAVISALCDRVTMMDPLSKHLLEICNLLDIERKMDLYKAMFYCNVESERDNNFIKAESLRIELIAGGLNWKQQEFIMERLQPNSFFEVSFLDYLVYVPLFLSMHDNICDNPLDMSDNKYDSSLRKPSGALRQRDINPLGQPLKKTSTYMLKQRAKDLAEGRISKDDLRKEQIELLNKYNKLPDLLADTPLPRTGSPPGLK, encoded by the exons ATGACCGAGGAAGAAAAGAAAGCCTATTTTAAAGGCAAAGCAGAACGTGCAGCCGCACGTGAAGCACGCCGTCGTGAAAAATACGGGGATAAATACGATGAAATGATGTCAAAACATGCCGA ATTTAAGGAACAAAAGGCCGAAGAAAAGAAAAAGGAACagataaaaaaagagaaagaagCCAAGAAGAAAGCTAAGGAAGAATTCAAAAAGAACAAATTACAAGAGCTTCGTGATAGAGGATTGATAAGTCCGTCATCTGATTGGACCATCGATTCTGACACTGGAGAACCATTGAGGAAAGCTCAAAA AGCTGAAGTAAAAGAGAAGAAAAAGCAAAAGAAATTACAAGAGCTTCGGGATCAGGGGTTGATTAGTCCTTCTTCAGACTGGACCCTGGATTCGGACGGAGAACCAGCCAGACGATCTGAGCTTGTAAA GCAAGGAAAACGACCACCAGGAGAAGATGGAAAAGGAGGAAAAGGcgggaaaggaaagaaaaataaagatggtAATGAAGCAGACGACGAAAGTGATGAAG aataTATTGATCCTGTAACGGGTGAAGTCAAAAGGAGACCTAAACAAAAAGATGGCAAAGAAGAaccaaaatacaaatat GAATATGATGACCAAGGGAGAGTTATACGAAAAACAAGGATAAATGCTAAG CCTGGTGATGAAGGATCTGAGTACGAATATGATTATG atGAAGACGGTAATGTCAAAGTTAAGAAAACAAAGGGGAAGAAAGGGGGTGCAG GCGATGATTCCGATGACGAACAGTTTGAAGTAGGAGCTGATggtaaaataagattaaaaccaGGCAAAAAGAAAATTGATCTAGATAAGCTTACCGATGATGATCTGCGGAGATTGGGAATTGATCCAACGTTATCAAAGGCAGAAATTGCAAGAAGATTAAAG GAAAAATTCGGTGATGATATCGATATTACTGAAGGAAAGAAGAAGATAGGAACAAAAAATATGGATGATTATGGTAGTGATGCTAATACTGATGACATGGCAAATGACAGTGACCTAGATGTTTCCACAT TAATCGGAAACAAGAGAGTAAATGTGAAACTGAAGAGAGGTGGACAAGCCATTATAGATCACATGaaaaagattataacacagtCAAGCCTAAGAGAAGAAATAGCCAAAAATTTAGATGAAAGAG GTGACATTGACTTTGTAACACATTATCGTCTAGTTGACCCCAATAAAGTGGAATCTTATGCAAAAGCATTTGTTGTAGAAGATGATGACATGGATACGGTTTTATCGTTTAAG GAAACAAACGTAGCATTGGATGGAGTACCTAGTGTGCAACAAATGACAAATAAACAGCTGGATTATGTGCTGAGT GTTTTGAATCTAAATGATGCATCAAGGGTAACATTCCGAATGTTTGCTGTGATATCAGCACTTTGTGACAGAGTAACAATGATGGA tcCACTCAGCAAACATTTATTGGAAATATGTAATTTACTCGATATAGAAAGGAAAATGGATTTATACAAAGCTATGTTTTACTGTAATGTGGAATCGGAAAGagataacaattttataaaagcGGAATCCTTAAGGATAGAACTGATTGCTGGTGGACTGAACTGGAAGCAACAAGAATTCATCATGGAAAGATTGCAGCCAAACAGCTTTTTCGAG gTTTCTTTCTTGGATTATTTGGTATATGTTCCGTTGTTTCTGTCCATGCATGACAATATATGTGATAATCCGTTAGACATGTCTGATAACAAGTATGATTCATCGCTTCGAAAACCTTCTGGTGCACTCAGACAACGAGATATTAATCCACTTGGTCAGCCATTAAAGAAGACGTCAACATATATGTTAAAACAAAGGGCCAAAGACCTTGCAGAGGGTAGAATAAGCAAGGATGACCTCAGGAAAGAACAAATAGAACTActgaacaaatacaataa attGCCTGACCTTTTAGCAGATACGCCTCTTCCAAGAACTGGATCACCTCCTGGACTCAAATAG